From a region of the Rhabdothermincola sediminis genome:
- a CDS encoding alpha/beta hydrolase family protein, protein MIVQQLRGLEKALARVPPLRMLKALPETGGFAIRTLVRQRTSRLPDGLPDTRLTPSLLAHVALDEAILTAAMGPDRFPRRADYERVGAELAAARELFDRRGWLGDPRSYHSDPPPLTHVQVGGGWAHRLRYERLVWESGFEPRAEEPGADRWLGYQSNRLAGAWMLRHPGDEPRPWLVCLHGFGMGYAFMDFPAFHAAHLHRDLGLNLIGPTLPLHGRRKVARMSGDQFLGFDLVNTVHGLAQAVWDVRRVLGWLREVQAAPAIGLYGVSLGAYTAALVAGFEPDLALVLAGIPVSDFPSMFRSQSPLPIARRAVEHGILGGPAEDVHRVVSPLTIEPAVPLERRFIFAGLADRMSHPRQAHALWQHWGRPRIRWYPGNHVGYLWSSTVTAFVDEVLVGSDLARPGDSVQRERVPADG, encoded by the coding sequence ATGATCGTCCAGCAGCTGCGCGGGCTCGAGAAGGCATTGGCGAGGGTGCCACCCTTGCGGATGCTCAAGGCGCTACCCGAGACCGGGGGGTTCGCCATCCGCACCCTGGTGCGCCAGCGCACCTCCCGGCTCCCCGACGGGTTGCCGGACACCCGCCTGACACCGTCGTTGCTCGCGCACGTCGCGCTCGACGAGGCGATCCTCACCGCGGCGATGGGCCCCGACCGGTTCCCTCGCCGGGCCGATTACGAGCGAGTGGGGGCGGAGCTGGCCGCGGCCCGGGAGCTGTTCGACCGGCGAGGCTGGCTGGGCGATCCCCGCTCCTACCACTCGGATCCCCCACCGTTGACCCACGTACAGGTCGGAGGTGGCTGGGCGCACCGTCTGCGCTACGAGCGGCTCGTCTGGGAGAGCGGCTTCGAGCCCCGAGCCGAAGAGCCCGGTGCCGACCGGTGGCTCGGCTACCAGTCGAACCGGCTCGCGGGGGCGTGGATGCTGCGTCATCCCGGCGACGAGCCCCGGCCCTGGCTGGTGTGCCTCCACGGCTTCGGCATGGGGTACGCGTTCATGGATTTCCCGGCCTTCCACGCCGCCCACCTCCACCGGGACCTGGGGTTGAACCTCATCGGGCCCACGTTGCCGCTGCACGGCCGCCGGAAGGTGGCTCGCATGAGCGGCGACCAGTTCCTCGGCTTCGACCTGGTCAACACGGTGCACGGGCTGGCGCAGGCGGTGTGGGACGTGCGGCGCGTGCTGGGCTGGCTGCGCGAAGTGCAGGCCGCACCAGCCATCGGCCTCTACGGGGTCTCGCTGGGGGCGTACACGGCCGCGCTGGTGGCCGGGTTCGAACCGGACCTGGCGCTGGTGCTGGCGGGCATCCCGGTCTCGGACTTCCCGTCGATGTTCCGCTCGCAGAGCCCGCTGCCCATCGCCCGGCGGGCCGTGGAGCACGGGATCCTCGGTGGGCCGGCTGAGGACGTGCACCGCGTGGTGTCGCCGCTGACCATCGAGCCCGCGGTGCCCCTGGAGCGCCGGTTCATCTTCGCTGGGTTGGCGGACCGCATGTCCCACCCTCGGCAGGCGCACGCGCTCTGGCAGCACTGGGGGCGTCCCCGGATCCGGTGGTACCCCGGCAACCACGTCGGCTACCTCTGGTCGTCCACGGTCACGGCCTTCGTCGACGAGGTCCTCGTCGGATCGGATCTCGCTCGGCCAGGGGATTCCGTTCAACGTGAGCGGGTTCCGGCCGATGGGTAG
- a CDS encoding ABC1 kinase family protein yields the protein MRRATLLATAAAAATTLAAARWWRSTRATTPSEPVSPPGHAVRHLGRGARNARLVKVGARAGRDYALHRARRVFADAATRERLDTAFEMRTAAQVAEALGHMKGALMKLGQMASYLDQGLPEHVRAALAELQHNAPPMSPELAAGTIRRELGADPTELFLEWDPHPIASASIGQVHRAITREGRAVAVKVQYPGVEEALGADLDNVGLLFAGMAQLFPGLEHGPLVEELRSRLREELDYRLEAANQRAFARYYDGHPTIHVPEVLDRYSTRRVLTTELAEGVRWDEMLTWDQGERDLAAETIYRFAFGSLYRLHMFNGDPHPGNYLFRPGGRVTFLDFGLVKHFTAEEIQQFEDMIVAMVIDHDPAEFRRVCERIGLLKTGTDFTDEQIVDYFGHFYEFVMHDGVCTITPEYASETVRRFFDKSGPYGEIMKAANVPPSMVIIQRINLGLYALFGEMRATGNWRRLAEEIWPFVAGPPATPMGEEIEAWRARREGAVA from the coding sequence GTGAGACGGGCGACGCTCCTGGCCACCGCGGCAGCCGCGGCCACGACCCTTGCGGCGGCGCGGTGGTGGCGATCGACGAGGGCCACCACACCGAGCGAGCCGGTATCACCGCCGGGACATGCCGTGCGCCACCTCGGTCGAGGAGCACGCAACGCCCGGCTGGTCAAGGTCGGTGCCAGAGCCGGGCGGGACTACGCCCTCCACCGGGCACGCCGGGTGTTCGCCGACGCGGCGACCCGCGAGCGCCTCGACACGGCGTTCGAGATGCGGACCGCGGCGCAGGTGGCGGAAGCCCTGGGACACATGAAGGGTGCGCTCATGAAGCTCGGCCAGATGGCCAGCTACCTCGACCAGGGCCTGCCCGAGCACGTTCGCGCCGCGCTGGCCGAGCTCCAGCACAACGCGCCACCGATGAGCCCGGAACTGGCCGCCGGCACGATCCGGCGCGAGCTGGGCGCGGATCCCACCGAGCTGTTCCTCGAATGGGATCCGCACCCGATCGCCTCCGCGTCGATCGGCCAGGTCCACCGGGCGATCACCCGGGAAGGCCGAGCGGTGGCCGTCAAGGTGCAGTACCCGGGCGTGGAGGAGGCGCTCGGCGCGGACCTCGACAACGTCGGGCTGCTGTTCGCCGGGATGGCTCAACTCTTCCCCGGCCTCGAGCACGGCCCGCTGGTGGAAGAGCTGCGGAGCCGCCTGCGCGAGGAGCTCGACTACCGGCTCGAGGCTGCCAACCAGCGGGCCTTCGCCCGGTACTACGACGGTCACCCCACCATCCACGTACCGGAGGTCCTCGACCGGTACTCGACCCGGCGGGTGCTCACCACCGAGCTGGCCGAGGGGGTGCGTTGGGACGAGATGCTCACCTGGGACCAGGGCGAACGGGACCTCGCCGCGGAGACCATCTACCGGTTCGCGTTCGGCAGCCTGTACCGGCTCCACATGTTCAACGGCGACCCCCACCCGGGCAACTACCTCTTCCGCCCCGGTGGCCGGGTCACCTTCCTCGACTTCGGGTTGGTCAAGCACTTCACCGCCGAGGAGATCCAGCAGTTCGAGGACATGATCGTGGCCATGGTCATCGACCACGACCCGGCCGAGTTCCGTCGGGTGTGTGAGCGCATCGGCCTGCTGAAGACCGGCACCGACTTCACCGACGAGCAGATCGTCGACTACTTCGGCCACTTCTACGAGTTCGTGATGCACGACGGGGTGTGCACCATCACCCCCGAATACGCATCGGAGACCGTGCGGCGGTTCTTCGACAAGAGCGGCCCCTACGGCGAGATCATGAAGGCCGCGAACGTGCCACCGAGCATGGTCATCATCCAGCGCATCAACCTCGGCCTGTACGCGCTGTTCGGCGAGATGCGAGCCACCGGCAATTGGCGGCGGCTGGCCGAGGAGATCTGGCCCTTCGTCGCCGGTCCACCCGCCACGCCGATGGGCGAGGAGATCGAAGCGTGGCGAGCCCGCCGCGAGGGAGCCGTGGCATGA
- a CDS encoding DUF6036 family nucleotidyltransferase yields the protein MRREQLEHLVRAAGAITGDDELIVIGSQAILGSVRSGLPPEATRSIEADIVPMNDPDERKADLIDGSIGEASLFEETHGIYAQGVSLTAAILPEGWRDRLVPLHNENTGGVTAWCLEPHDLVASKLAAGRPKDVEFARALLAAGIVDRDLLTARIDLLDAPAQIRERAKALIGR from the coding sequence GTGCGTCGTGAACAGCTCGAGCACCTCGTCCGCGCTGCCGGCGCGATCACCGGCGACGACGAGCTGATCGTCATCGGCAGCCAGGCGATCCTGGGGTCGGTGCGATCAGGTCTACCGCCCGAGGCGACCCGTTCGATCGAAGCCGATATCGTCCCCATGAACGATCCCGACGAGCGCAAGGCCGACCTGATCGACGGCTCCATCGGTGAGGCGTCGCTGTTCGAGGAGACGCACGGGATCTACGCGCAGGGCGTCTCGCTCACCGCGGCGATCCTGCCGGAGGGCTGGCGTGACCGACTCGTTCCCCTCCACAACGAGAACACGGGCGGGGTCACCGCCTGGTGCCTCGAGCCTCACGACCTCGTGGCGTCCAAGCTCGCCGCGGGGCGACCCAAAGACGTCGAGTTTGCACGGGCGCTGCTCGCGGCGGGCATCGTCGACCGTGATCTGCTCACCGCGCGCATCGACCTGCTCGACGCGCCGGCCCAGATCCGCGAGCGGGCCAAGGCGCTCATCGGCAGGTGA
- a CDS encoding carboxypeptidase-like regulatory domain-containing protein, translated as MTHLDRTHDSPRPSRFAVAAITVAIAAASACSGGAGEATTTTTSTALVLAPPPSDVTPVSVPDGFVVPDTRTAVLLPVKGKRPGSPAPQLFGGTARLGGTVSGPDGPVGGATVRVERVVGDRVASTDVTTADDGTFAVSGLLGGHFRVRAWLRPSLASTQAAATFLAAAGGRADLQIRLSRFDGRQLQAVLDSAEPRVGETVTLRALYTEQSVDENGIVTGEGIPGTQVRVELDGGFRLDGDATTTTGRDGIATWRLVCTREGQHAATVSTQDLSTRVTLPGCGPRAPTTTTPAGIDVPDFPIGEEFSVPHSGVLPPGTYRTFLRGCATTYQVYVDGRWQEERRTATGPTIELSTPARDFRPASGTDGCRYQRVT; from the coding sequence ATGACCCATCTCGATCGAACCCACGATTCGCCTCGCCCCTCGAGGTTCGCTGTCGCGGCGATCACGGTCGCGATCGCCGCGGCCAGCGCGTGCTCGGGCGGGGCGGGCGAGGCCACCACGACCACCACCTCGACCGCCCTGGTGCTCGCGCCACCCCCGAGTGACGTGACGCCGGTGAGCGTGCCCGACGGTTTCGTGGTGCCCGACACCCGCACCGCGGTGCTGCTGCCCGTGAAGGGTAAGCGTCCGGGCAGTCCCGCACCGCAGCTCTTCGGGGGCACCGCGCGCCTGGGGGGCACGGTCAGCGGGCCCGACGGTCCCGTGGGCGGCGCCACGGTCCGCGTGGAGCGGGTGGTCGGCGACCGGGTGGCATCGACCGATGTGACCACGGCCGATGACGGCACCTTCGCCGTCTCCGGCCTGCTCGGTGGCCACTTCCGGGTGCGGGCCTGGCTGCGGCCCTCGCTGGCGTCGACGCAGGCGGCGGCCACGTTCCTGGCCGCGGCCGGCGGCCGCGCGGACCTGCAGATCCGCCTGTCGCGCTTCGACGGCCGCCAGCTGCAGGCGGTCCTCGATTCGGCCGAGCCCCGGGTCGGCGAGACGGTGACCCTGCGGGCTCTCTACACCGAGCAGTCCGTCGACGAGAACGGGATCGTGACGGGGGAAGGCATTCCCGGCACCCAGGTGAGGGTGGAGCTCGACGGGGGGTTCCGCCTCGACGGCGATGCCACCACGACCACGGGTCGCGACGGCATCGCGACGTGGCGGCTGGTGTGCACCCGCGAGGGTCAGCACGCGGCGACGGTGTCCACCCAGGACCTGAGCACCAGGGTGACGCTGCCCGGCTGCGGGCCGCGAGCGCCGACCACGACCACGCCGGCCGGCATCGACGTGCCGGACTTCCCGATCGGCGAGGAGTTCTCGGTTCCCCACAGCGGGGTGCTCCCTCCCGGCACCTACCGCACCTTCCTGCGCGGTTGTGCCACCACCTATCAGGTGTACGTCGACGGCCGCTGGCAGGAGGAGCGCCGGACCGCGACCGGACCGACCATCGAGCTGTCCACCCCCGCCCGCGATTTCCGACCCGCGAGCGGCACCGACGGGTGTCGCTACCAGCGCGTCACATGA
- a CDS encoding N-acyl-D-amino-acid deacylase family protein, with the protein MHDLIVRGGTIVDGTGGPPYHGDVAVTDGLITEVGPSVEGRARRVIDAAGLLVTPGFVDIHTHYDGQATWDPLLTPSCWHGVTTVVMGNCGVGFAPVRASEREWLIGLMEGVEDIPGTALHAGIRWGWESFPEYLDFLDAAPHALDVGTQVPHGAVRAYVMGERGADNQPAAPDDISAMARLVREGLDAGALGFSTSRTIMHMAVDGRPVPGTFAAEDELFGLGDALRAAGVGVFELAPAGVMGEDLDAPEREMAWMRRLAARTGRPVCFALSQNHQASQDWRRMLELSAEAEAEGAVVRPQVHARTVSLLLGLSTLHPFMFVPSWQEVAGRPVPAQVALLSDPHRRQRLVAEMAAMGDDPIVVGFMSPTRVFPMGDPPDYEPEPSSSVAAQAAREGVSPWEKLYDLLLSGEGRELLNSPVLNYADGSLDPTYEMLASPVTAFGLGDGGAHVGQTCDASSTTFMLTHWVRDRRRGPRLPLELAVHKITGATADLYGLGDRGRLLAGLKADLNLIDFDRLQLRRPELVEDLPGGARRLVQRADGYVATVNAGEVIMAEGEDTGARPGRLIRGARAACN; encoded by the coding sequence ATGCACGATCTGATCGTTCGAGGGGGCACGATCGTCGACGGCACCGGGGGGCCGCCCTACCACGGCGATGTCGCGGTCACCGACGGGTTGATCACGGAGGTCGGTCCCTCGGTGGAGGGCCGAGCCCGGCGGGTGATCGACGCCGCCGGCCTGCTCGTGACCCCGGGATTCGTCGACATCCACACCCACTACGACGGCCAGGCCACGTGGGACCCGTTGCTCACCCCGAGCTGCTGGCACGGGGTCACGACGGTGGTGATGGGCAACTGCGGTGTGGGCTTCGCCCCGGTGCGGGCCTCCGAGCGCGAGTGGCTGATCGGTCTGATGGAGGGTGTGGAGGACATCCCCGGCACCGCCCTGCACGCGGGCATCCGCTGGGGGTGGGAGAGCTTCCCGGAGTACCTCGACTTCCTGGACGCCGCGCCCCACGCGCTCGATGTCGGCACGCAGGTGCCACATGGCGCCGTCCGGGCGTACGTCATGGGCGAGCGCGGAGCGGACAACCAGCCGGCGGCCCCCGATGACATCTCGGCGATGGCCCGTCTGGTCCGGGAGGGGCTCGATGCGGGGGCCCTCGGCTTCTCGACCTCCCGCACGATCATGCACATGGCCGTCGACGGTCGTCCGGTGCCCGGCACGTTCGCGGCCGAGGACGAGCTCTTCGGCCTCGGCGACGCCCTGCGGGCCGCGGGGGTCGGGGTGTTCGAGCTGGCGCCGGCGGGGGTGATGGGAGAGGACCTCGACGCGCCGGAGCGGGAGATGGCCTGGATGCGGAGGCTGGCGGCCCGCACCGGCCGGCCGGTGTGCTTCGCACTGAGCCAGAACCACCAGGCGTCGCAGGATTGGCGGCGCATGCTCGAGCTGTCGGCGGAGGCCGAGGCCGAGGGCGCGGTCGTGCGGCCCCAGGTGCATGCTCGCACCGTCTCGCTGCTGCTCGGGTTGTCCACGTTGCACCCCTTCATGTTCGTGCCGAGCTGGCAGGAGGTCGCCGGCCGTCCGGTACCTGCGCAGGTCGCGCTGTTGTCGGACCCGCACCGCCGCCAGCGCCTCGTCGCGGAGATGGCCGCGATGGGCGACGATCCGATCGTGGTCGGGTTCATGAGCCCCACCCGCGTGTTCCCGATGGGCGATCCGCCCGACTACGAACCGGAGCCGTCCTCGAGCGTCGCCGCGCAGGCGGCCCGCGAGGGCGTGTCGCCCTGGGAGAAGCTCTACGACCTGTTGCTCTCCGGCGAAGGCCGTGAGCTGTTGAACTCGCCGGTGTTGAACTACGCGGACGGGTCGCTCGATCCGACCTACGAGATGCTCGCCAGCCCGGTCACGGCGTTCGGTCTCGGCGACGGCGGTGCGCACGTCGGGCAGACCTGCGATGCGAGCAGCACCACCTTCATGCTCACCCATTGGGTGCGCGACCGCCGCCGCGGTCCCCGGCTCCCGCTGGAGCTGGCGGTGCACAAGATCACCGGCGCCACCGCGGACCTCTACGGGCTGGGCGATCGGGGTCGGCTCCTGGCAGGGCTGAAGGCCGATCTGAACCTCATCGACTTCGATCGGTTGCAGCTCCGGCGCCCGGAGCTGGTGGAGGACCTGCCAGGGGGTGCCAGGCGGCTGGTGCAGCGTGCCGACGGGTACGTGGCCACCGTGAACGCGGGTGAGGTGATCATGGCGGAGGGGGAGGACACCGGCGCCCGCCCGGGGCGCCTCATCCGCGGGGCGCGAGCCGCGTGCAACTAG
- a CDS encoding sulfite exporter TauE/SafE family protein has translation MTWYVALAVFALGVSAGVLSGMLGIGGAVITTPGIRVLGATPLEAVGSTVPAILPSALSGTWRYARAGMVDWRIGGICGVAGSVLAVGGAWVSDLVNPHLLMVLTAILLGWSGVSTVRSGRRVRAQPEPEPALVPREPIITTTRAHTGTAMLTLVGSAAGFLAGLLGVGGGIVLMPAFTVVLRIPIKEAVASSLVAVAIFSVPALVTHVALGHVNWWYALLLMAGGAPGAQIGSHLTLGASDRTVRLVFGAFMVVVAAIYGTAELLAL, from the coding sequence GTGACCTGGTACGTGGCGCTGGCCGTGTTCGCCCTGGGCGTGAGCGCCGGCGTCCTATCGGGCATGCTGGGAATCGGCGGTGCGGTGATCACCACCCCCGGCATCCGGGTTCTCGGCGCCACGCCGCTCGAAGCCGTCGGCTCCACGGTGCCGGCGATCCTGCCCAGCGCGTTGTCGGGTACCTGGCGCTACGCCCGGGCGGGGATGGTCGACTGGCGGATCGGGGGGATCTGCGGCGTGGCCGGGTCGGTACTGGCGGTGGGCGGCGCTTGGGTCTCCGATCTCGTCAACCCGCACCTGCTCATGGTGCTCACGGCGATCCTCCTGGGATGGAGCGGCGTGTCGACCGTCCGGTCGGGGAGGCGGGTGCGAGCTCAGCCCGAGCCGGAGCCCGCTCTCGTGCCCCGCGAGCCGATCATCACCACCACCCGGGCGCACACCGGTACGGCAATGCTGACGCTGGTGGGATCAGCAGCGGGGTTCCTCGCCGGGCTGCTCGGGGTGGGCGGGGGCATCGTGTTGATGCCCGCGTTCACGGTGGTGCTGCGCATCCCGATCAAGGAGGCAGTGGCCTCGAGCCTGGTGGCGGTGGCCATCTTCTCCGTGCCGGCGCTCGTGACCCACGTGGCGCTCGGTCACGTCAACTGGTGGTATGCGCTCCTGCTGATGGCCGGCGGGGCCCCCGGTGCCCAGATCGGCTCGCACCTGACTCTCGGAGCGTCCGACCGGACGGTACGCCTGGTCTTCGGTGCGTTCATGGTGGTGGTGGCTGCGATCTATGGCACGGCCGAGCTGCTCGCCCTCTGA
- the queD gene encoding 6-carboxytetrahydropterin synthase QueD codes for MEIFREFGFEAAHRLPNVPDGHKCARLHGHSFRVRVYVEGPVGETTGWVTDFADVAEACGPVREALDHRYLNEIEGLENPTSEVLAAWIWERLATALPGLSRVVVRETCTSGVEYRGPDPGA; via the coding sequence ATGGAGATCTTCCGCGAGTTCGGATTCGAGGCCGCCCACCGCCTGCCCAACGTCCCCGACGGGCACAAGTGTGCGCGACTGCACGGTCACTCGTTCCGGGTACGGGTGTACGTCGAGGGACCCGTGGGCGAGACGACGGGGTGGGTCACCGACTTCGCCGACGTGGCCGAGGCGTGTGGTCCGGTGCGTGAGGCGCTCGACCACCGGTACCTCAACGAGATCGAGGGACTTGAGAACCCGACCAGCGAGGTGCTGGCCGCCTGGATCTGGGAGCGCCTCGCCACCGCCCTACCAGGGCTGAGCCGCGTCGTGGTGCGGGAGACCTGCACCTCCGGTGTCGAGTACCGCGGCCCCGACCCCGGCGCCTGA
- the queE gene encoding 7-carboxy-7-deazaguanine synthase translates to MSTYAVKEVFATLQGEGARTGRVAVFCRFARCNLWSGLERDRSRATCRFCDTDFVGTDGPGGGVFRSASALAEHVAATWPAPADHPGGSDSRYVVCTGGEPLLQLDRPLVDALHEHGFEVAIETNGTLPVPPGVDWVCVSPKAGTELVVAGGDELKLVFPQEGAEPDRFAHLDFDHFFLQPMDGPDIRANTELAIRYCLDHPRWRLSVQTHKLLGIP, encoded by the coding sequence GTGAGCACGTACGCCGTCAAAGAGGTCTTCGCCACCCTCCAGGGCGAAGGGGCGCGCACCGGCCGGGTGGCGGTGTTCTGCCGGTTCGCCCGCTGCAACCTCTGGAGTGGTCTCGAGCGTGACCGTTCCCGCGCCACCTGCCGCTTCTGCGACACCGACTTCGTCGGGACCGACGGGCCCGGGGGTGGCGTCTTCCGGAGTGCGAGCGCGCTCGCCGAGCACGTGGCGGCGACCTGGCCCGCGCCTGCCGACCACCCGGGCGGGAGCGACAGCCGCTACGTGGTGTGCACCGGCGGCGAACCGCTGCTGCAGCTCGACCGTCCGCTGGTCGACGCCCTCCACGAGCACGGATTCGAGGTGGCCATCGAGACCAATGGCACCCTGCCGGTTCCCCCGGGCGTGGACTGGGTGTGCGTGAGCCCCAAGGCCGGCACCGAGCTGGTGGTCGCCGGCGGCGACGAGCTCAAGCTGGTGTTTCCCCAGGAGGGGGCCGAGCCCGATCGCTTCGCGCATCTCGACTTCGACCACTTCTTCCTGCAGCCGATGGACGGTCCCGACATCAGAGCCAACACCGAGTTGGCCATCCGTTACTGCCTCGACCATCCTCGGTGGCGACTGAGCGTGCAGACCCACAAGCTGCTCGGCATCCCGTGA
- a CDS encoding GNAT family N-acetyltransferase, whose protein sequence is MQRGEVRVRDAAPSDEPMLADVLARSFLDDPIMEWLVPDDANRYRRLLPFYRAELGVARRCGRVLTDTDVSGTALWYPPGRWRQPTIEVLRSAPRIVRSLGRRLSRGLQLIREVDAAHPREPHWYLAILGTHPDRQGRGVGAAVITAITDRCDREETPAYLESSKAENIPYYERFGFWVRSEVAVPGGPTLWTMWRDPA, encoded by the coding sequence GTGCAGCGGGGTGAGGTGCGGGTCAGGGACGCGGCACCCTCCGATGAGCCCATGCTGGCCGACGTGCTGGCCCGGTCGTTCCTGGACGACCCGATCATGGAATGGCTGGTCCCAGACGACGCGAATCGGTACCGGCGCCTGCTGCCCTTCTACCGGGCCGAGCTCGGCGTGGCCCGGCGGTGCGGTCGGGTGCTCACCGACACCGACGTGAGCGGCACCGCGCTCTGGTATCCCCCGGGTCGATGGAGACAGCCCACCATCGAGGTGCTGCGCTCGGCTCCCCGCATAGTCCGCAGCCTGGGCCGTCGGCTGTCGCGGGGATTGCAGCTCATCCGCGAGGTCGATGCGGCCCATCCCCGGGAGCCGCACTGGTACCTGGCGATCCTCGGCACCCACCCCGATCGCCAGGGTCGGGGGGTGGGCGCCGCGGTGATCACGGCGATCACGGATCGCTGCGACCGGGAGGAGACACCGGCATACCTCGAGTCCTCGAAGGCAGAGAACATCCCCTATTACGAACGGTTCGGTTTCTGGGTCCGGTCCGAGGTCGCGGTGCCCGGCGGACCCACCTTGTGGACCATGTGGAGAGACCCAGCATGA
- a CDS encoding helix-turn-helix domain-containing protein, translating to MESHSNDRPAGARLLAGARRRAGLSQRELAVRAGTSRGTLAEYETGKRDPRLSTALRLLRECGASLVEEGSAPASTPDTRQAARDRHEARSIALHAAILDELRREPATVLRRARATLDHFRAAHPDGSVSRRLDEWELIVGLPVEIIADVLVSPTPHARELRQTSPFAGVLPAKQRWDLYRRFRRDGRRAS from the coding sequence ATGGAGTCCCACTCGAACGACCGGCCGGCCGGGGCCCGGCTGCTGGCCGGGGCCCGGCGCCGTGCCGGACTGAGCCAACGTGAGCTGGCGGTGCGGGCCGGGACGTCGAGAGGCACCCTCGCCGAGTACGAGACCGGCAAGCGCGACCCCCGCCTGTCGACCGCGCTGCGGTTGCTCCGAGAATGTGGCGCGTCGTTGGTCGAGGAAGGATCGGCGCCGGCGTCGACCCCCGACACCCGGCAAGCGGCCCGCGACCGCCACGAGGCCCGGAGCATCGCCTTGCACGCGGCGATCCTCGACGAGCTGCGGCGCGAGCCTGCGACCGTGCTGCGGCGCGCCCGTGCCACCCTCGATCACTTCCGGGCGGCGCATCCGGACGGGTCGGTGTCACGCCGGCTCGACGAGTGGGAGCTGATAGTCGGCCTGCCGGTCGAGATCATCGCAGACGTCCTCGTCTCGCCGACACCCCACGCTCGCGAGCTCCGGCAGACCTCCCCGTTCGCGGGAGTCCTACCGGCGAAGCAGCGGTGGGACCTCTACCGTCGATTCCGCCGGGACGGCCGCCGTGCGTCGTGA
- the queC gene encoding 7-cyano-7-deazaguanine synthase QueC gives MPAPVAVVLLSGGLDSATCLAIAQAAGFECVALSFRYGQRHHVELGAAARIAAAAGVEHVVIDIDLAAFGGSALTDRRLAVPKHGTRDATRVASEVQSGERIPVTYVPARNTVFLSLALALAEVRGAQDIFIGVNALDYSGYPDCRPEYIEAFQRMADLATRAAIEGSPVTIHTPLIHLTKAEIIRRGVELGVDHASTISCYDPAADGAACGRCDSCRLRAKGFHEAGVEDPTRYASGVADTLDA, from the coding sequence GTGCCCGCACCCGTCGCCGTCGTGCTCCTCTCCGGGGGGCTCGATTCCGCCACCTGCCTGGCCATCGCGCAGGCCGCCGGCTTCGAGTGTGTGGCGTTGAGCTTCCGCTACGGCCAGCGGCACCACGTCGAGCTCGGGGCCGCGGCCCGGATCGCCGCCGCCGCGGGGGTCGAGCACGTCGTGATCGACATCGACCTCGCCGCCTTCGGGGGGTCCGCCCTCACGGACCGCCGCCTCGCCGTGCCGAAGCACGGCACGCGCGACGCAACACGCGTCGCCAGCGAAGTGCAGAGCGGCGAGCGCATCCCCGTCACCTACGTGCCCGCACGCAACACGGTCTTCCTCTCGCTGGCGCTGGCGCTGGCGGAGGTGCGGGGTGCACAGGACATCTTCATCGGCGTCAATGCCCTCGACTACTCCGGCTACCCGGACTGCCGGCCCGAGTACATCGAAGCCTTCCAGCGGATGGCCGACCTGGCCACCCGAGCCGCGATCGAGGGCTCGCCGGTGACCATCCACACCCCACTGATCCACCTCACGAAAGCGGAGATCATCCGCCGCGGGGTCGAGCTCGGCGTCGACCACGCCTCGACCATCAGCTGCTACGACCCCGCGGCGGATGGCGCGGCGTGCGGCCGGTGTGACAGCTGCCGGCTGCGAGCCAAGGGCTTCCACGAGGCGGGGGTGGAGGACCCCACCCGCTATGCGAGCGGGGTCGCCGATACCCTCGACGCGTGA